One Drosophila santomea strain STO CAGO 1482 chromosome X, Prin_Dsan_1.1, whole genome shotgun sequence DNA segment encodes these proteins:
- the LOC120455031 gene encoding uncharacterized protein LOC120455031 gives MPVKSCDSDSDSEDDAQMRQFLEAADTTLLTNAMFQSQPKSDGGKAANEEQSVATKKNDAPPVKSERYVEDQDAPASDLQISQEMQTHIWSRLSGIIQEQIEFSLDAPKCVAKRKPPPDKVKLVSNADCYLIADLVVEGPAGPKKKPTIRRRTPKEDHSAPEALDSVVVTGESILEGKDLLAWAQKKSRHDKLFQYRASDPNATKLVAIEPTNEFTKRRRQNNWNESRISKKKSNKQKK, from the coding sequence GCGACTCCGACTCTGAGGATGACGCCCAGATGCGCCAGTTCCTGGAGGCGGCGGACACCACGCTGCTAACAAATGCCATGTTTCAATCGCAGCCAAAGTCGGATGGGGGCAAAGCAGCCAACGAGGAGCAGTCGGTGGCCACCAAGAAAAACGATGCACCACCGGTCAAAAGTGAACGCTACGTGGAGGATCAGGACGCGCCGGCCAGCGATTTGCAAATCTCTCAGGAGATGCAAACGCACATCTGGAGCAGGCTGAGTGGCATTATCCAGGAGCAAATCGAGTTCTCCCTGGATGCCCCCAAATGCGTGGCCAAACGGAAGCCGCCACCCGACAAAGTGAAGCTAGTGTCCAATGCCGATTGCTATTTGATCGCTGATTTGGTGGTGGAAGGTCCTGCGGGTCCGAAAAAGAAACCCACCATCAGGAGACGGACCCCCAAAGAGGACCATTCTGCGCCCGAAGCTCTGGACTCTGTGGTGGTCACTGGTGAGTCCATACTGGAAGGCAAGGACCTGCTCGCCTGGGCACAGAAAAAATCGCGCCACGACAAACTCTTTCAGTACAGAGCCAGCGATCCGAATGCAACCAAGCTGGTGGCCATTGAACCCACCAACGAGTTCACCAAGCGGAGGCGACAAAACAACTGGAACGAGTCCAGGAtaagcaaaaagaaaagtaataAACAAAAGAAGTAG